A single genomic interval of Aphidius gifuensis isolate YNYX2018 linkage group LG6, ASM1490517v1, whole genome shotgun sequence harbors:
- the LOC122859009 gene encoding uncharacterized protein LOC122859009: protein MKTSLILCVFFLMACLATQGKADCPGFKDCGPLKTGEICTDQCVPYECQADGSYTSSGCAEFRCKKQIGYQETDLSKPFPDCCPRPICG from the exons ATGAAGACTAGTTTGATACTTTGCGTTTTTTTCTTGATGGCATGTTTGGCCACTCAAGGGAAAG CTGATTGCCCAGGATTCAAAGATTGTGGACCTTTAAAAACAGGTGAAATATGCACTGATCAATGTGTTCCATATGAGTGTCAAGCAGATGGCTCATACACCTCATCTGG aTGTGCAGAATTCCGGTGCAAAAAACAAATCGGATATCAAGAAACTGATCTTTCTAAACCTTTCCCAGACTGTTGTCCAAGGCCAATATGTGGATAA
- the LOC122859008 gene encoding cuticle protein-like — MNSIIVFAVFLAIAQAEVISASTSSTITDTERDRDQPDTLIQTEPYDANPQYSYSYSVADGLTGDNKAQEETRNGDQVRGSYSLVEPTGSRRIVSYASDPLNGFNAVIQRDPTVTLSARTIATAPVYRSSQTGQIIDQQSGPTAVFATANANVHRQSTLVSSSSPYLSSGLGVNVRASSLYNNQPVIGNLAYGPLGLVRVR, encoded by the exons atgaactcAATTATTGTATTTGCAGTGTTTTTGGCAATTGCCCAAGCTGAAGTTATCAGTGCTTCAACATCGTCAACAATCACTGATACTGAACGTGATCGTGATCAGCCTGATACTCTAATTCAAACAGAGCCCTATGATGCCAATCCACAATACAGTTACAGCTACAGTGTTGCTGATGGTTTAACag GTGATAACAAGGCTCAAGAAGAGACAAGAAATGGTGATCAAGTTAGAGGAAGTTACAGTTTAGTTGAACCGACTGGTTCAAGACGTATTGTTTCATATGCATCAGATCCATTGAATGGATTTAATGCTGTTATTCAAAGAGATCCAACTGTTACTTTATCAGCACGTACTATTGCAACAGCACCAGTTTATAGATCATCTCAAACTGGTCAAATAATTGATCAACAATCTGGACCAACTGCTGTTTTTGCAACTGCCAATGCAAATGTTCATCGTCAATCA acttTGGTGAGTTCATCATCACCATACTTGTCATCTGGACTTGGTGTCAATGTTCGTGCTAGTTCTCTCTACAACAACCAGCCTGTTATTGGTAACCTTGCCTACGGACCTCTTGGACTTGTACGTGTTCGTTAA